A window of the Quadrisphaera sp. DSM 44207 genome harbors these coding sequences:
- a CDS encoding Nramp family divalent metal transporter, whose translation MTELEFPGGGPSSGSAAARFPSRHLAPPVVRDLPPAPRSIWPIIGPGVVAAGVGLASGEFILYPYIASQVGLVFVWAAFVGLITQFFINMEIERYTLATGETALTGFSRFWRHWGLVFALMAYFANLWPGWATSSATLVTYLVGGEVTPIAIGMLLSIGVILTLAPVVYVALERIEMGKVVAVLLLLVIGLTTAIDAQAWGDVPQIVTNAAIPSEQLGFALLMGALAFAGAGGGQNLCQSNWIRDKGFGMGTYVPRIVSPVTGEPEAAPSTGYVFEPTQRNLAQWRQWWKMANVEQLVTFVAITFLTILFTSLLAYATVFGRPGLASDITFIQAEGEALSAAVGGWFGTLFWVVGAFSLYAAAVGIVDYTSRLGADVLKVGYLRRATESKIYFVLVWGLVLFGCVILLVGVTQPIVLLVISAVVGGFMMFIYSGLLAVLNRRVLPEAIRPGALRVGALVWAVLLFGVLSALTFDQQIRNLLGAE comes from the coding sequence TCCCGAGCAGGCACCTGGCTCCGCCGGTGGTGCGCGACCTGCCGCCGGCGCCGCGCAGCATCTGGCCGATCATCGGGCCCGGCGTCGTCGCCGCCGGCGTCGGGCTGGCGAGCGGGGAGTTCATCCTCTACCCCTACATCGCCTCCCAGGTGGGCCTGGTCTTCGTCTGGGCCGCCTTCGTGGGGCTGATCACCCAGTTCTTCATCAACATGGAGATCGAGCGGTACACCCTGGCCACCGGGGAGACCGCGCTGACCGGGTTCAGCCGCTTCTGGCGGCACTGGGGCCTGGTCTTCGCCCTGATGGCGTACTTCGCCAACCTCTGGCCCGGGTGGGCGACCAGCTCGGCGACCCTGGTCACCTACCTCGTCGGCGGCGAGGTGACGCCCATCGCGATCGGGATGCTGCTGTCCATCGGCGTCATCCTCACCCTCGCGCCCGTGGTGTACGTGGCGCTGGAGCGGATCGAGATGGGCAAGGTCGTCGCGGTGCTCCTGCTGCTGGTCATCGGCCTGACCACCGCCATCGACGCGCAGGCGTGGGGCGACGTCCCGCAGATCGTCACGAACGCCGCGATCCCCTCCGAGCAGCTCGGGTTCGCGCTCCTCATGGGCGCGCTCGCCTTCGCCGGAGCCGGCGGCGGGCAGAACCTGTGCCAGAGCAACTGGATCCGCGACAAGGGCTTCGGCATGGGCACCTACGTGCCGCGCATCGTCAGCCCGGTCACCGGCGAGCCGGAGGCGGCGCCGTCCACCGGCTACGTCTTCGAGCCCACCCAGCGCAACCTGGCCCAGTGGCGGCAGTGGTGGAAGATGGCGAACGTCGAGCAGCTCGTCACGTTCGTGGCCATCACGTTCCTGACCATCCTCTTCACCTCCCTCCTGGCCTACGCCACGGTGTTCGGGCGGCCGGGCCTGGCCAGCGACATCACCTTCATCCAGGCCGAGGGCGAGGCGCTGTCGGCCGCCGTGGGCGGCTGGTTCGGCACGCTGTTCTGGGTGGTCGGCGCCTTCTCCCTCTACGCCGCCGCCGTCGGGATCGTGGACTACACCAGCCGCCTGGGGGCCGACGTCCTCAAGGTCGGGTACCTGCGCCGCGCCACCGAGAGCAAGATCTACTTCGTCCTCGTCTGGGGCCTGGTGCTCTTCGGCTGCGTGATCCTCCTCGTGGGCGTGACCCAGCCGATCGTGCTGCTGGTCATCTCGGCCGTCGTCGGCGGCTTCATGATGTTCATCTACTCCGGCCTGCTGGCGGTGCTGAACCGCAGGGTGCTGCCGGAGGCGATCCGCCCCGGCGCCCTGCGGGTCGGCGCGCTGGTGTGGGCGGTGCTGCTCTTCGGCGTCCTGTCGGCGCTGACCTTCGACCAGCAGATCCGCAACCTCCTCGGCGCGGAGTGA
- a CDS encoding sugar kinase, whose amino-acid sequence MTTPASPPTAPPTPPRVVTAGETLALLAPSGPGRLRHARDLALSIGGAESNVAIGLARLGVPVSWVSALGEDELGELVLARVRAEGVDTSAVRRVPGRPTGLYLREQVLGGVRVHYYRAGSAASTLAPGALPPAVLDGAALLHLTGVTPALSDSCAEFVLDAARSARERGAAVSYDVNFRGKLWSASAARAFTERVLPLVDVLFVGDDEAQALWGWTGEEPLERLAGTGPREVVLKRGARGSAALVDGERLEEPALPVPVLDPIGAGDAFAAGYLAACLEGRPPAERLATGNAVGACCVRSSGDYEGLPGREELRALLEGTTVLGR is encoded by the coding sequence GTGACGACGCCGGCCAGCCCGCCCACCGCGCCGCCCACCCCGCCGCGGGTGGTCACCGCCGGGGAGACCCTCGCGCTCCTCGCGCCCTCCGGCCCCGGGCGGCTGCGGCACGCGCGCGACCTGGCGCTGTCGATCGGGGGCGCGGAGTCGAACGTGGCGATCGGCCTGGCCCGCCTCGGGGTGCCGGTCTCCTGGGTCAGCGCGCTGGGCGAGGACGAGCTCGGCGAGCTGGTCCTGGCCCGCGTGCGCGCCGAGGGCGTCGACACGTCCGCGGTGCGCCGCGTGCCGGGCCGGCCCACCGGCCTGTACCTGCGCGAGCAGGTGCTCGGCGGGGTGCGGGTGCACTACTACCGGGCGGGCTCCGCGGCGTCCACCCTCGCCCCCGGGGCGCTGCCGCCGGCGGTCCTGGACGGCGCCGCCCTCCTGCACCTGACCGGCGTCACACCCGCGCTGTCGGACAGCTGCGCCGAGTTCGTCCTGGACGCGGCGCGCAGCGCGCGCGAGCGCGGGGCGGCCGTCAGCTACGACGTCAACTTCCGCGGCAAGCTGTGGTCGGCGTCGGCCGCGCGGGCCTTCACCGAGCGCGTGCTGCCCCTGGTCGACGTCCTCTTCGTCGGGGACGACGAGGCGCAGGCGCTGTGGGGGTGGACGGGCGAGGAGCCGCTGGAGCGGCTGGCCGGCACCGGCCCGCGCGAGGTGGTGCTCAAGCGCGGCGCGCGGGGCAGCGCCGCGCTCGTGGACGGCGAGCGGCTGGAGGAGCCGGCCCTGCCCGTCCCCGTGCTCGACCCGATCGGGGCGGGCGACGCGTTCGCCGCCGGCTACCTCGCGGCGTGCCTGGAGGGGCGCCCGCCCGCCGAGCGCCTGGCCACGGGCAACGCCGTGGGCGCCTGCTGCGTGCGCAGCAGCGGCGACTACGAGGGCCTGCCCGGCCGCGAGGAGCTGCGGGCCCTGCTGGAGGGGACGACCGTCCTCGGGAGGTGA
- a CDS encoding dihydrodipicolinate synthase family protein: MSTGTSTGTSTGQPEITGVHVANVTPFRDDADSSVDVEAYLGHVRWLAAAGVAGVIPFGTNGEGPSVAVREKRAVLDALLAEAPAGPAGALQVIPAVTEANLTDALDLLRHLEDLPVTAVLVLPPYYFPAEAAGLRAFYERVLAATRHRVIVYHIPKYAVPVPHELVTDLPVWGVKDSGGEPGYAEAVRAGGRGVLLGTEDDLPRRLLTAQGSISALANIVPEQVLALYGHVHRGEAEEAQRLSAHLQQVRAMTKEHTSAAVLKAVAQARHGVPLGTVRPPLVPLPAGYDAAAAAARATAVPGAPAPGPADGGGGARAGAGH; the protein is encoded by the coding sequence ATGAGCACCGGCACGAGCACCGGCACGAGCACCGGCCAGCCGGAGATCACCGGCGTCCACGTCGCGAACGTGACCCCGTTCCGCGACGACGCCGACTCCTCCGTGGACGTCGAGGCGTACCTGGGCCACGTGCGCTGGCTGGCCGCCGCCGGCGTCGCGGGCGTCATCCCGTTCGGGACCAACGGGGAGGGCCCCTCGGTGGCGGTGCGCGAGAAGCGCGCCGTCCTCGACGCGCTCCTCGCGGAGGCGCCGGCGGGCCCCGCGGGAGCGCTGCAGGTCATCCCCGCCGTGACCGAGGCCAACCTGACCGACGCGCTGGACCTGCTGCGGCACCTGGAGGACCTGCCCGTCACCGCGGTGCTGGTGCTGCCGCCGTACTACTTCCCCGCCGAGGCGGCGGGGCTGCGCGCCTTCTACGAGCGCGTGCTGGCCGCCACGCGGCACCGCGTGATCGTGTACCACATCCCCAAGTACGCCGTGCCCGTCCCGCACGAGCTGGTCACCGACCTGCCGGTGTGGGGCGTGAAGGACTCCGGCGGCGAGCCGGGCTACGCCGAGGCCGTGCGCGCCGGCGGCCGCGGGGTGCTCCTGGGCACCGAGGACGACCTGCCGCGCCGGCTGCTGACCGCGCAGGGCTCGATCTCCGCGCTCGCCAACATCGTCCCCGAGCAGGTCCTCGCCCTCTACGGGCACGTCCACCGCGGGGAGGCGGAGGAGGCGCAGCGGCTGTCAGCGCACCTGCAGCAGGTGCGGGCGATGACGAAGGAGCACACCTCCGCCGCCGTCCTCAAGGCCGTGGCCCAGGCCCGGCACGGCGTGCCCCTGGGCACGGTGCGCCCGCCGCTGGTGCCCCTGCCGGCCGGCTACGACGCCGCCGCGGCCGCGGCGCGCGCCACCGCGGTGCCCGGCGCGCCCGCGCCGGGCCCGGCCGACGGCGGAGGGGGCGCCCGTGCGGGTGCTGGTCACTGA
- a CDS encoding C-terminal binding protein → MRVLVTDAEYEPLDLEAAVLAEGGHELVVAHCRTAAEVAQAARGADALLVQYAPVTEEVFAAAPSVRLVSRYGVGVDGVDLDAARRHGVWVANVPDYGVAEVALHAVAMLLALLRDLPGRDRAVREHRWHYAAGAPLHRPSTRVLGVVGLGRIGRLAAERAAPWFGACVGHDPALPDDAWPPSVERAGLEEVFARAYAVTLHLPLTARTQGLVGDALLARLPVGSHLVNTSRGGLVDLDAVLRALESGRLAGVALDVLPSEPPDWDHPLVGHPRALITPHAAWYSQESEAELRRKAARNVLEWARTGEPLHPVVRGRS, encoded by the coding sequence GTGCGGGTGCTGGTCACTGACGCGGAGTACGAGCCGCTGGACCTGGAGGCCGCCGTGCTCGCCGAGGGCGGGCACGAGCTGGTCGTGGCGCACTGCCGCACGGCGGCCGAGGTCGCGCAGGCGGCCCGGGGCGCGGACGCCCTGCTCGTGCAGTACGCGCCGGTGACCGAGGAGGTCTTCGCCGCCGCGCCGTCGGTGCGGCTGGTCAGCCGCTACGGCGTCGGCGTCGACGGCGTCGACCTGGACGCCGCCCGCCGGCACGGGGTGTGGGTCGCGAACGTGCCGGACTACGGCGTCGCCGAGGTCGCGCTGCACGCGGTGGCGATGCTGCTGGCGCTGCTGCGCGACCTGCCCGGCCGCGACCGCGCCGTGCGCGAGCACCGGTGGCACTACGCCGCCGGCGCGCCGCTGCACCGGCCGAGCACGAGGGTCCTGGGCGTGGTGGGGCTGGGCCGGATCGGGCGGCTGGCCGCCGAGCGGGCCGCGCCGTGGTTCGGCGCCTGCGTCGGCCACGACCCCGCCCTGCCGGACGACGCGTGGCCGCCGTCCGTGGAGCGGGCCGGGCTGGAGGAGGTCTTCGCCCGCGCCTACGCCGTCACGCTGCACCTGCCCCTGACGGCGCGGACCCAGGGGCTGGTCGGCGACGCCCTGCTGGCCCGCCTGCCCGTCGGCAGCCACCTGGTGAACACCTCCCGCGGCGGCCTGGTCGACCTCGACGCCGTCCTGCGGGCCCTGGAGTCGGGACGGCTCGCCGGCGTCGCCCTCGACGTCCTGCCCAGCGAGCCGCCGGACTGGGACCACCCGCTCGTCGGGCACCCGCGCGCGCTGATCACCCCGCACGCGGCCTGGTACTCGCAGGAGTCCGAGGCCGAGCTGCGGCGCAAGGCCGCCCGCAACGTGCTGGAGTGGGCGCGCACCGGCGAGCCCCTCCACCCGGTGGTGCGCGGGCGCTCCTGA